Proteins encoded in a region of the Candidatus Brocadia sp. genome:
- the malQ gene encoding 4-alpha-glucanotransferase, whose amino-acid sequence MNRRRSGILLHITSLPSPHGVGDFGDTAYKFVDFLAETRQCLWQVLPLNPTRTVYGNSPYSSYSAFAGNHLMISLDLLVRDGILLKSDIEGSVTFPRDRVEYKTVTEYKENILRIAYKHIHRKLEKDFEFEEFCNENKYWLDDYTLFITLKEHFHGVSWSDWPEDLKYRKEEVVRSWKEKLKERILMEKFYQFLFFKQWYSLKKYCNSKNIQIIGDIPIYVTYDSAEVWAKPEIFKLDNAQKPLFVAGVPPDYFSATGQLWGNPVYNWDVLKETGFSWWLKRIEFNLKLYDIVRLDHFRGFVSYWEVPAGEKTAVNGKWVNAPVKDFFDLLYRHFPSLPIIAEDLGEEITPEVREIMSIFGIPGMKVLQYAFGKDLPTSPFIPHNYTTSCVVYSGTHDNNTTKGWYKKELSHEDRDRIQKYLGREVTEDNIHHHLIRLAMMSVANMVVIPMQDILGHGEESRMNFPATSENNWKWRLLPEQITPAQIQELSEATMIYGRG is encoded by the coding sequence TGGAGACACAGCTTACAAATTTGTGGATTTTCTTGCAGAAACCAGACAATGCTTATGGCAAGTCCTCCCGTTAAACCCGACCCGAACAGTATATGGAAATAGTCCTTATAGCAGTTATTCGGCTTTTGCTGGAAATCATCTTATGATAAGCCTTGATCTTCTTGTTCGGGACGGCATTCTTTTAAAGTCTGATATAGAAGGTTCTGTTACCTTTCCACGTGACAGGGTTGAATATAAGACTGTTACTGAGTACAAAGAGAACATTCTTCGCATAGCATACAAACACATTCATCGCAAACTGGAAAAAGACTTTGAATTTGAAGAGTTCTGTAATGAAAACAAATACTGGCTCGACGATTATACCCTGTTTATCACTTTAAAGGAACACTTTCATGGAGTTTCCTGGAGTGATTGGCCTGAGGATTTAAAGTACAGAAAAGAAGAAGTTGTAAGAAGTTGGAAAGAAAAATTGAAAGAAAGAATACTCATGGAAAAGTTTTATCAATTCCTCTTTTTTAAACAGTGGTATTCTCTGAAAAAATACTGTAACTCAAAAAACATACAAATAATCGGCGATATACCTATTTATGTAACCTATGACAGCGCCGAAGTATGGGCTAAACCAGAAATTTTCAAGTTAGATAATGCCCAAAAGCCCCTATTCGTTGCGGGAGTCCCTCCGGATTATTTCAGTGCAACGGGGCAATTGTGGGGAAATCCTGTTTATAACTGGGATGTTCTGAAAGAAACTGGTTTCTCATGGTGGCTGAAACGTATAGAATTCAATCTGAAACTCTATGACATTGTCAGGCTCGATCACTTCAGGGGTTTTGTTTCATACTGGGAAGTTCCAGCAGGAGAAAAGACGGCAGTGAATGGGAAATGGGTAAATGCCCCTGTTAAAGATTTTTTTGATTTATTGTATAGACACTTCCCAAGTCTCCCCATTATTGCAGAAGACCTGGGGGAAGAAATAACACCGGAAGTAAGGGAGATTATGAGTATCTTTGGAATTCCCGGAATGAAAGTACTCCAATACGCATTTGGAAAAGATTTACCAACAAGTCCATTTATTCCGCACAATTACACTACAAGCTGCGTTGTTTATTCCGGAACGCATGATAATAATACAACGAAGGGCTGGTACAAAAAAGAACTAAGTCATGAAGACAGGGACAGAATTCAAAAATACCTGGGAAGAGAAGTCACAGAAGATAATATCCACCATCATCTTATCAGACTTGCTATGATGTCGGTTGCAAACATGGTTGTTATACCCATGCAGGATATTCTCGGACATGGTGAAGAGTCACGAATGAATTTTCCTGCAACTTCTGAAAATAATTGGAAATGGAGGCTCCTGCCAGAACAGATAACACCTGCCCAGATACAAGAACTATCGGAAGCAACCATGATATACGGCAGAGGATGA